In Sphaeramia orbicularis chromosome 9, fSphaOr1.1, whole genome shotgun sequence, the sequence TGAAAGGGAAAGCAAAAGTTAGCTGGGTTCAAAATTATGGAAGAGTAATTGTAGTACACCGTAGCAAGGAGAAGTACTTCAGTATCAAGCAATTTATCATTCAGGAAGGCCAAGGTAAGTGATTCTCCTTAAGTTATTTATGTCAGACTGCAACTGTAAGCTGTAATGTAACGTATTTTATGATTTGAGTTGGTTTTATATCAAACAGTTTTCAAGATTTGTCCTGCGTCGCACTAATTAATGTATTGGTTTAACACTTATATGTTGAATATTGTCATGTTTTAAGGTAACAGTAATGTCAGCAAGGGCTCCACCGTCTACCCATTCACCTTTCAGATTCCTATACAGTAAGAAAGATTTCTAACATGTAGCCTTGTCAAAAGTTTTATATTTGTTCTTTGTAACTTTTATTCTAAATACCAGGTGGGACAGTAAATGTTGTGCATATAAGTGGGTACCGTTGACAGCAGAGGTTCCTGTTTATGTGCAGACATCACTGTAAGGGTAATACTGTCCTTTATTGTTTGTCCAGATGCCTGCCTTCAACCTTCAAAGGTGAACATGGTAAAATTAAGTACAAACTAGAGGCAAATCTGAGCAGATCGATGAGGGCAGACACAAAAGCTTCAGCAGAGTTCACCATGCTTAGTAAAGGACACGATCCATCCTTTATGGTGTGTATCTTACAACACAAACACTCATTAATGCATCTCCAAGGATCTGTTTCCTGACTTTTATTAAGCTGctgcaaaaatgacaaataacactATCTtatattcatttgtatttttctattAGATGCCACAGCAGGGTATGACTGATAAAAAAATGAAGCTATTTGCCTCAGGAACAGTCAACATGGATGTTCGTATTGATCGAACAGGCTTCCACCAAGGTAATTTTCAAGTACATGTAATGATCACTTGCAAGTACATTTATTGTAGAAAATATATGTCTAATTTcagatttttgtccatattttatAGTTTAATcttaaagacccagcactacttttaagtcagttttcagctgatattatctctatatctaacctttcttagatgatttatcaccatttgtttataataatatcctctgtattttgtattttatcagtaaaaatcaggtattttccaatatttaattcactgatcatgtagaggttcataaaagctcagatttaagttgacagttattatatcaaaaacagagaagacagcagaaaaagtgacttattctgacaaatctatcattaattgaatataaaacaagtgtgtccatccactgtcattgatccaaatccacaggttttactggtgaatcattgttgtagaagatgacaatgtttccacggtaactacagggcatctgaacgtccaaatgggtcatatttgatgaccatgaaaagatgacaaactgtattttacaccaattatttacatatattgataggattagtggatcaacaggtattaaacagcttagatcagtagatgcttttagtcagtggtggatatttgggtctttatgggttaaattccttGCAGGTAAAAATAGAAGTAGCAATGCCAGTACAAAGTTCCTTATTGGTCACAGGACTGTTTTATGGCTTAAAGATAAAATCTCCATAAATAACACATGTAATAGTCATCAGTGATAACAACTAGTCTTTACACAGAGACTCAACAATGAGTAAATTACAATTTGTgtttgaaaaaaaggaaaaggaacatAAGAGTCATTTAATTAGTCATACTTCTTTCCATGTTATGGCATGTGGTTAGCTGTCAGTATGGTACAAATGGGAAGTAATGTGTTATTTCCCGCTCATGAAAATCTAAAAGGAGATTTTTCCACATATTGTCACCTTCTTAAAATAACCGCTAATAATATTTTTTGataaaaattacttttttgtttaaattatcaAATACTCAAGTTCTGgtcaagtttttttgtgtttcctgaaaaacctAAAAACGATTTAGGTAATTATTTTAAGAAGGTGACGATATCCTTGCTTTTCCTTACATTCCATACATTTTCAGACGGTGCCTGTTGAGTGTCACATCATTAAAGGGGgattattgattatttatatttactctaCATTATTGCTGTCCCTCCTTACATTGAAATGGACTTGAGCTAAAATGGACTGGATGATAACACATTAGAAAGATGTATGGAGCAGAGTTTATTGAACAAGACAAACAtagtgttgtaaaagatgacaaaacgtgacaaaacaaaataaagagtgAGTGGACTTTTACCATCTTTTAGTACACCAATAAAtgataacattctgaccactgacagattAAATGGTAATGATACTGATTATTTCATTCCAATGTGACCTTTCACTGGGCTGGATgtatatattaggcagcaagtgaaatTTTTTTCTCAAAGCTgtgtgttggaaacagcaaaatgagcaacataaggaactgagtgactttgaccaggtccatattgtaatggtgatgactgggtcagagcatctccacaactgcaggtcttgttgggtgttcctggtctgcagaggTTGGTACccaccaaaaatggacaaaggaaGTACATCCCAATCTCAGGCCAATGgactttatgcacagccccactacttcctgaacttcaggtgggtcctttatttcctgtctttcattattggacacactgattcattcaggtgtgcctaattaatcggtggtcacaacaagaagtagcagacactcctggattaatcagtgtgtccaataatgaaagacaggaaataaaagacccacctgaagttcaggaagtagtggggctgtgcatagagcccttTAAACATCACTGGGAGGttctggacaaataaatctgattagGGCTGTATGATACTGCAAAAAACTggcattgcaatttttttaaccctgcgatatatattgcgatatgaaatagctgtgtggtgccgatgtaaatggtcaaacaatttaGTTATGTTActtcttgttgtggcaacaattgcaagacACTATAGAGTCAGTAGTGTCTATagtatcgacacagaacacgtgtttcaatatcatcatTCTTGTGGCTGAAATAATtctagataactgacgttgcttttctttttggcatcaagttttcattttgggtgattttctcttgttcattgctcatttttcaatgttgttaccagcaacttaCTCCATGTTTAGGGGCGTGGTCTGCCttagcaaactgattaagaacgattgcaactggtggatcgctgtgcgcagtgtgtgtcggGTACCtttgaacttagatgagaacatgttgagttcatttgcctcctacattgcaagaCTTGTGATGTGACAATTGCGcataatgctaatgtgttggtccagataccacagcacaccttcagaggtctggtggggtCTAGGCCTctggtcagagctgtttttatggaaaaagggaaacctacacaatattagaccgGTGGAAATAATGTTATGATCCATAGATGCTCgattggttgagatctggttgttctttagatacttttggcaGGTACTAGACACTGTATATTGGGAATTGACTATCACAGTTTCTCTCTGGTCAAAGTTTGTCAGATTCCTACTCTCGCCCTTTTTTGCTGCTTCAAACACATCAGCTTAGAGGACTAAATGTTCGCTttctgcctaatatatcccacccacagGTCccgttgtaatgaaataatcacaaTTAATACTACTTTGTCTGTTAGTGGTCACAATATTATGATGATCGGTATATTTGTGTGGAGCAGACTTAATATCCCCTTGACATATAACTCAGAACAGGCAGAGTAAACACTTGGCTGAGGGCCTTTTTGCTTTTAAAGCTGCCCTGGGGGAGGATGAGGCGAGGGGTATCCATACAGTAGACTCACCATCGTACATACCAGTGAAGAATACACACATTTTACTCGTTCTAGTGTCCATCCCACTTGTGTCTTGTCAGAGGCAATGCAGGAGAAGTAacctattatattattattgttcaaAACTGTAGTTGAACCAACACTGTATAAACTTAATTCCTGTTTGTGTCCATGTTTGCAGTTAAAACTCCTCTGTATTTACTGATGCTCTAATCTGCAGGTGAAGGCATAAAAGTTGTGGCCTCCATTCAGAACAAATCATCTCGGGATGTTACACCCAAGTTCTGCTTGTACAGGAAGCACAGTTATTTTGCAGATAAGACGAGGAAAGTAGTAACTAAAACTCTGCTGAAAGAGGTGGGTGAAGCCATCCCACCCTCTGCATGTCAGACTGTGACCAGGATCATCACCATCCCTCCAGACACAGATCCATCCGTCCTAAACTGTAACATCCTCAGAGCAGAGCACAGGCTCAAGGTGTGTATCTATTcattccaaaaaatttttttaatctcctggTTGTTACAAACATCTGAAGTTTCAGCAcaaaatgaaactttttttttaatcatcatatttcTTAACTGCAGGTCTATCTGGACATCAAGTATGCCTCAGACCCAGAGGTTAAATTCCCTATAGTCATCCTGCCTGCTTTGGAAAACACAGATAAAGACAAGGAAACTGCTTATTTTCCCTTTGGATCTGCATTTACAGACGCCTCAGGAGAAACCAACTCAGCACAAAACCCTCCACCTTATTCAACATATGGGATGTATCCAACTGTGTCTGATTTTGGTGGAAAATCCTAGAAATACAAACTCTCTTAGAGCACGGAGGAGTGTATGACCTATCCTGCTTAACCCTAtgacgccaaacgtatcatatttgatacatgagttttgaaatcctctacatgatcagtgggatatttttttttcttgaaaaatgtgATGTATACATTAGATGCATGCAATATacatataatccaccaggggggaggaattagttcaccagaggcctttctagtgacactGAAAGACtggcattaatgaggaaggagacagaactttgccaattttgaaaaataattacCTATTTGTCTTATGTTTGTGttataatatgtttttgtttgttcaaaaataataatatttgagcattgagacctgatgtatcaaatatgatacagaaatgaaactcatacatgaaaattgatatttgaaaaaaaacattttttggttgtttagaaggaccaataaaagctccagtttcaaataaatggaattttctgtcaatgattaaatagttcaggctttacaaggttaaagagtgttatacagttgcagaaaaaattattaaaccgcacttgttttcttcaatttcttgttcattttaatgcctggtaaaactaaagttacattgtttggacaaatataatgataacaacaaaaatagctcataagagtttaatttcagatctgatatcgagccattttccatgttagaagtatttttaagcaaaaaaaaaagttggaccaaaatcttgtttgttttttttccggaCCACATACCCCCCTTGCGATTTTCCGTAatggtggtcaaaaatgacccgcttcaaaaatgggttgaaagggttaaaggggggcagggcatcatgaaaaacaAACTAAGCATCACTGACCAGGGGGCGGGGCATCGTGAAAAACAAACCAAGCATGACTGACCAGGGGGCGGGGCATGGTGAAAATCAAACCAATCCTGACTGACCTTGTCGGGGTCGGAGGACTGCCCACATCTGATGAAGGACACTTCTTGACGATGACGCTCATCGGTTTCAGTGCAATGGCATCCAGAGCTGTGCCGGCTGAGTGGGCTGTCCTAAGAGGGGGGAGTCCGCTGGGTGGGGCATGAGGGGGCGGGGCCCGGGGGGGTGGAGACACCGCCCACCGCTGCGCTAATGTCACCTCTGACTGCAGCTCCTCGTCCAACAGCTGATCCAGGATGTCCTGATCCACCGACGACTTCTGTGGACCTGACAGAACCCACAAAAGCACCAGTCACACCAAGTGCGACACAAAAAAACTACAAGGAATCTACAAAAAACCTACAAAGAACCTACAAAGAACCTACGAAAGACCTACAAAAAACCTACGAAAGACCTATGAAGAACCTACAAACAACCTAAGAAGAACCTACAAAAAACCTATGAAGAACCTACGAAATACCTACGAAAGACCTACGAAAGACCTACGAAGAACCTATAAAGAACCTATGAAAAACTTACGAACAACCTACGAAGAACCTACGAAAAACATATGAAGAACCTATGAACAACCTATGAAAGACCTACGAAAGATCTACGAAAAAACCTATGAAAAACCTACGAAAAACTTACAAACAACCTACGAAGAACCTACGAAAAACTTATGAAGAACCTTTGAAAAACCTACGAAGAACCTACGAAAGACCTACAAAAAACCTACAAACAACCTACAAAGAACCTACGAAGAACCTACAAACAACCTACGAAAGACCTATGAAAAACCTACGAAGAACCTATGAAGAACCTATGAAAAACTTACGAACAACCTACGAAGAACTTACGAAAAACCTATGAAGAACCTACGAACAACCTATGAAAGACCTATGAAAGACCTATGAAAGACCTACGAAAGACCTACGAAAAACCAATGAAAAACCTACGAAGAACCTACGAAAAACTTACAAACAACCTACGAAGAACC encodes:
- the LOC115426206 gene encoding arrestin domain-containing protein 3-like; this translates as MTNPVKSFSVGYNPINESNVFSSGDHITGQVTLELGKDCKIDLLYIKMKGKAKVSWVQNYGRVIVVHRSKEKYFSIKQFIIQEGQGNSNVSKGSTVYPFTFQIPIQCLPSTFKGEHGKIKYKLEANLSRSMRADTKASAEFTMLSKGHDPSFMMPQQGMTDKKMKLFASGTVNMDVRIDRTGFHQGEGIKVVASIQNKSSRDVTPKFCLYRKHSYFADKTRKVVTKTLLKEVGEAIPPSACQTVTRIITIPPDTDPSVLNCNILRAEHRLKVYLDIKYASDPEVKFPIVILPALENTDKDKETAYFPFGSAFTDASGETNSAQNPPPYSTYGMYPTVSDFGGKS